One Phaseolus vulgaris cultivar G19833 chromosome 2, P. vulgaris v2.0, whole genome shotgun sequence DNA window includes the following coding sequences:
- the LOC137809725 gene encoding inositol oxygenase 4-like: MAILNDQPALELQQGNNVPKNNNEAKDEFMAPDINAYGHSFRDYDIESERQKGVEEFYRLQHINQTYDFAKRMREIYVTLDKAEMGIWECCELLNEVVDDSDPDLDEAQIQHLLQSAEAIRKDYPDQDWLHLTALIHDLGKILLLPRFGALPQWAVVGDTFPLGCAFDESNIHHKYFKNNPDYQCPAYQTKNGIYTEGCGLQNVMMSWGHDEYMYLVAKKNGSTLPSAGLFIIRFHSFYPLHKEGAYTHLMNEEDVENLKWLEVFNKYDLYSKSKVLVDVEKVKPYYMSLIEKYFPVKLKW, translated from the exons ATGGCCATCCTCAATGACCAACCTGCACTTG AACTTCAACAAGGCAATAATGTGCCAAAGAATAATAATGAGGCAAAAGATGAATTTATGGCTCCAGATATCAATGCATATGGCCACTCCTTTAG AGATTATGACATTGAAAGCGAAAGACAAAAAGGCGTGGAGGAATTTTATAGGTTGCAACACATAAACCAGACATATGACTTT GCCAAGAGAATGAGGGAGATATATGTGACACTGGACAAAGCTGAAATGGGCATATGGGAATGTTGTGAACTGCTGAATGAGGTGGTGGATGACAGCGATCCTGATTTGGACGAAGCTCAAATTCAGCATTTGTTGCAATCTGCTGAGGCAATCAGAAAGGATTATCCTGATCAAGATTGGTTGCATTTGACCGCTCTTATCCATG ATCTTGGAAAGATCCTTCTTCTTCCTCGCTTTGGTGCACTTCCTCAATGGGCTGTTGTTG GAGATACATTCCCTTTAGGCTGTGCCTTTGATGAGTCAAATATTCATCATAAG TATTTCAAGAACAACCCAGATTACCAATGCCCTGCATATCAAACTAAGAATGGAATCTACACCGAAGGATGTGGACTGCAAAACGTAATGATGTCATGGGGACACGATGAATACATGTATTTG GTTGCTAAGAAAAATGGCAGCACTTTGCCATCTGCAGGATTGTTCATAATCAGATTTCACTCTTTCTATC CTCTACACAAGGAAGGTGCATATACTCATTTGATGAATGAAGAAGACGTTGAGAATTTGAAATGGCTCGAAGTATTCAA CAAATATGATCTCTATAGCAAGAGCAAAGTTCTGGTCGACGTGGAGAAAGTTAAGCCATACTATATGTCACTGATCGAGAAg TATTTTCCTGTGAAGCTTAAATGGTGA